The following proteins come from a genomic window of Candidatus Alcyoniella australis:
- the glmM gene encoding phosphoglucosamine mutase, translated as MTRHLFGTDGVRGVANSEPMTPETVMAIGQAAAQVFLRRKGRRDKILIGKDTRLSGYMLETALASGICSMGVDVLLVGPLPTPGIAFLTASMRADAGVVISASHNPFQDNGIKFFDADGFKLPDETEALIERYMKDGEHLQQRCQAADVGKAARVADAVGRYVVFLKNTFPKGMTLEGYKIVLDCANGAAYRVAPLVFTELGAEVVLVGAEPDGVNINCGVGALHPEVMCDQVRRNGAQLGVALDGDADRLILADENGEVIDGDHVMAMIAKALLQSGELRRNTLVSTVMSNIGLEIACREMGCQLLRTQVGDRYVVEELRRNGYNFGGEQSGHLVFLDHATTGDGTLSALQVLALMAQSGKPLSELSKVMTSLPQVLRNLKVASKPDMTQIPRVCQAIEAAESELADRGRVLVRYSGTEMLARVMIEGESMQQIERLRDQIIEVIDSEIGAK; from the coding sequence TTGACTCGCCATCTTTTCGGAACCGACGGAGTGCGCGGAGTAGCCAACTCCGAGCCGATGACCCCCGAGACCGTAATGGCCATCGGCCAGGCCGCGGCCCAGGTCTTTCTGCGCCGCAAGGGCCGACGCGACAAGATCCTGATCGGCAAAGATACGCGGCTGTCGGGCTACATGCTCGAGACCGCGCTGGCCTCGGGCATTTGCTCGATGGGCGTCGACGTGTTGCTGGTCGGACCGTTGCCCACGCCGGGCATCGCCTTTCTGACCGCGAGCATGCGCGCCGACGCCGGGGTGGTGATTTCCGCCAGCCACAATCCGTTCCAAGACAACGGGATCAAGTTTTTCGACGCCGACGGGTTCAAGCTGCCCGACGAGACCGAGGCGCTGATCGAACGCTACATGAAGGACGGCGAGCATCTGCAACAGCGCTGCCAGGCCGCGGACGTGGGCAAAGCCGCGCGCGTGGCGGACGCGGTGGGGCGCTACGTGGTGTTTCTCAAGAACACCTTTCCCAAAGGGATGACCCTCGAGGGCTACAAGATCGTGCTCGACTGCGCCAACGGCGCGGCGTACCGCGTGGCGCCGCTGGTGTTCACCGAGCTCGGAGCCGAGGTGGTGTTGGTCGGCGCGGAGCCCGACGGTGTAAATATCAACTGCGGAGTGGGCGCATTGCACCCCGAGGTGATGTGCGACCAGGTACGTCGCAACGGGGCACAGCTCGGAGTGGCCCTCGACGGCGACGCCGACCGCCTGATCCTGGCCGACGAGAACGGCGAGGTGATAGACGGCGATCACGTGATGGCGATGATAGCCAAAGCGCTGCTGCAAAGCGGAGAGCTGCGACGCAACACCCTGGTCTCCACGGTAATGAGCAACATCGGCCTGGAGATCGCCTGCCGCGAGATGGGTTGCCAGCTGCTGCGTACGCAGGTCGGAGACCGCTACGTTGTCGAGGAACTCCGACGCAACGGATACAACTTCGGCGGCGAGCAGTCGGGCCACCTGGTGTTCCTCGATCACGCCACCACGGGCGACGGCACGCTCTCCGCGCTGCAGGTGCTGGCGCTGATGGCTCAGAGCGGCAAGCCGCTGAGCGAACTGTCCAAGGTGATGACCAGCCTGCCGCAGGTACTGCGCAATCTAAAGGTCGCCTCCAAGCCGGACATGACGCAAATACCGCGAGTCTGCCAGGCGATCGAAGCCGCCGAGTCCGAGCTGGCCGACAGGGGACGCGTGCTGGTGCGCTATTCGGGCACCGAGATGTTGGCGCGAGTAATGATCGAGGGCGAGAGCATGCAGCAGATCGAGCGTCTGCGCGACCAGATCATCGAGGTAATCGACAGCGAGATAGGTGCTAAATAG
- a CDS encoding CdaR family protein, giving the protein MVAIRKKIFENLHLKLLSLLFALILYLMVSMGEGQDVIEVTRQLKLIQTGDPTGLARIGDLPSEIEIRVKGRERDIELIDEDKLIYNIDVSNITEPEVYTYRIYKRKIDAVLPRDVIVTSIEPSQISIEFEELIEQEVGVEVVTVGQPAPGHDLDPARIVTDPKTVVIQGPRSVVGALVSLPTEPLDVNGRRGNIQVEVGLDTTGRPIVVKGVSLISVLIQIEPRMAAVELEDLPIEVINTELKFGVEPPQLSVKIEGPQIDIERLNPGDVRLVIDGNGLERGSYLLRPKLMIQLPADAVGGVKGPDKFEQVKVKLH; this is encoded by the coding sequence ATGGTCGCGATTAGGAAAAAAATCTTCGAGAACCTGCACCTCAAGCTGCTGAGTTTGCTGTTCGCGCTGATCCTCTACCTGATGGTGAGCATGGGCGAAGGGCAGGACGTGATCGAGGTCACCCGGCAGCTTAAGCTGATCCAGACCGGCGACCCGACCGGCCTGGCGCGAATCGGCGACCTGCCTTCCGAGATCGAAATCCGTGTCAAAGGGCGCGAGCGCGACATCGAACTGATCGACGAAGACAAGCTGATCTACAACATCGACGTCTCCAACATCACCGAGCCCGAGGTCTACACCTACCGCATTTACAAGCGCAAGATCGACGCCGTGCTGCCGCGCGACGTGATTGTGACCTCCATCGAGCCCAGTCAGATCTCGATCGAGTTCGAGGAACTGATCGAACAGGAGGTCGGCGTCGAGGTCGTCACCGTGGGCCAACCGGCCCCCGGACACGATTTGGACCCGGCGCGGATCGTCACCGATCCCAAGACCGTGGTGATCCAAGGGCCGCGCTCGGTTGTCGGCGCGCTGGTATCGCTGCCCACCGAGCCGTTGGACGTCAACGGACGCCGCGGCAACATCCAGGTCGAGGTGGGGCTGGATACCACGGGCCGGCCGATCGTGGTCAAGGGCGTAAGCCTGATCAGCGTGCTGATCCAGATCGAGCCGCGGATGGCCGCGGTCGAGCTCGAGGACCTGCCGATCGAGGTGATCAATACCGAGCTTAAGTTCGGCGTCGAACCGCCGCAGCTCAGCGTGAAGATCGAGGGACCGCAGATCGATATCGAACGGCTCAATCCCGGCGACGTGAGGCTGGTTATCGACGGCAACGGACTGGAACGCGGCAGCTACCTGCTGCGTCCGAAGTTAATGATTCAACTGCCGGCGGACGCTGTCGGCGGTGTCAAGGGTCCGGATAAATTCGAGCAGGTCAAGGTCAAGCTGCACTGA
- the cdaA gene encoding diadenylate cyclase CdaA, whose amino-acid sequence MLRNAPLLVAQASPTPAAAGEAVATPLDGSTAISRAIQAPGEGSFLQDLTFADLAGGLVTVVDILLVAYVIYRLILIVKGTRATQILLGLALLLVVQWVAIKLEMKVVNFILASFLTNFILVIVVLFQSEIRRALARVGKAPFFGSHEMQSTELVSELVQTVSTLANRRIGAIIAIERDTGLKEYIDDAVKMDAAVNKDLLTAIFMPSSPIHDGAVVIRSGRIVAAGTFFPLATDIEIEKDLGTRHRAALGISEESDSVVIVVSEERGEATVVVDGTLRPVTSPEDLRMMLSNMIG is encoded by the coding sequence ATGCTTCGTAACGCGCCGCTGCTCGTGGCCCAGGCCTCGCCCACTCCGGCCGCGGCCGGCGAAGCCGTAGCGACACCGCTCGACGGATCGACCGCGATCAGCCGGGCGATCCAAGCCCCGGGCGAGGGCTCGTTCCTTCAGGATCTGACCTTCGCCGACCTAGCCGGCGGCCTGGTGACCGTGGTCGACATTCTGCTGGTGGCCTACGTCATCTATCGCCTGATACTGATCGTCAAGGGCACGCGGGCCACGCAGATCCTGCTCGGCCTGGCACTGCTACTGGTGGTGCAGTGGGTGGCGATTAAGCTGGAGATGAAGGTCGTGAACTTCATCCTCGCCAGCTTTTTAACCAACTTCATTCTCGTGATCGTCGTGCTGTTCCAAAGCGAGATCCGCAGGGCCCTGGCGCGTGTGGGCAAAGCACCGTTTTTTGGATCCCACGAGATGCAGAGCACGGAGCTGGTCTCCGAGCTGGTGCAGACCGTCTCGACCCTGGCCAATCGCCGCATTGGTGCGATCATCGCCATTGAGCGCGACACCGGGCTCAAGGAGTACATCGACGACGCGGTCAAGATGGACGCCGCGGTCAACAAGGACCTGCTGACCGCGATCTTCATGCCCAGCTCGCCGATCCACGACGGCGCAGTGGTAATCCGTAGCGGACGCATCGTGGCGGCGGGCACGTTTTTCCCGCTGGCAACGGACATCGAGATCGAAAAGGACCTGGGTACCCGGCATCGCGCCGCGCTGGGCATTTCCGAGGAGAGCGACTCGGTGGTGATCGTGGTCAGCGAGGAGCGCGGCGAGGCCACGGTGGTCGTCGACGGCACGTTGCGGCCGGTGACCTCCCCCGAGGATCTGCGGATGATGCTCAGCAATATGATCGGATGA
- the folP gene encoding dihydropteroate synthase: MAQSNSCHRWKARGFDLDLEQRVAIMGVVNVTPDSFSDGGRYHDADRAVEHGIELVAHGAQIVDVGGESTRPGADPVSVEQQIERVVPVIRRLRGEIDALISVDTSRAAVAQAAIDAGAVIVNDISALSADPQMADTVARNGAGLVLMHMRGEPRNMQHDPVYDDVVSEVIEYLEAAKARALAAGIQPTALAVDPGIGFGKTVGHNLSLLKHLARIARAGRPVLIGASRKAFIGVLSGAEVDQRLMGTAASVTAAILAGARVVRIHDVGELRQTVQLAEAIRNAS, from the coding sequence ATGGCGCAATCGAACTCTTGCCACCGCTGGAAAGCCAGGGGTTTCGACCTCGACCTCGAGCAGCGGGTGGCGATCATGGGCGTGGTCAACGTCACGCCCGACTCCTTCTCGGACGGCGGCCGCTACCACGATGCGGACCGCGCGGTCGAGCACGGGATCGAGCTGGTCGCCCATGGCGCACAGATTGTCGATGTCGGCGGAGAGTCGACGCGTCCCGGCGCCGATCCGGTGAGCGTCGAGCAGCAGATCGAGCGCGTGGTGCCGGTAATCCGGCGACTGCGCGGCGAGATCGACGCCCTGATCAGCGTGGACACCAGCCGGGCCGCTGTGGCCCAGGCCGCAATCGACGCCGGGGCGGTGATCGTCAACGACATCAGCGCACTGTCCGCCGATCCGCAGATGGCCGACACCGTGGCGCGCAACGGCGCGGGGCTGGTGCTGATGCACATGCGCGGAGAGCCCAGGAACATGCAGCACGATCCGGTCTACGACGACGTAGTCTCCGAGGTGATCGAATACCTCGAGGCGGCCAAGGCCCGGGCGCTGGCCGCGGGCATCCAGCCCACGGCGTTGGCAGTGGATCCGGGCATCGGATTTGGCAAGACCGTCGGGCACAACCTGAGCCTGCTCAAACACCTCGCGCGCATCGCCCGGGCCGGACGGCCGGTGCTGATCGGCGCCAGCCGCAAGGCGTTCATCGGCGTGCTCAGCGGCGCCGAGGTCGACCAGAGGCTGATGGGCACCGCGGCGAGTGTGACCGCGGCGATTTTGGCCGGCGCGCGGGTGGTGCGCATCCACGACGTGGGCGAACTGCGGCAGACCGTGCAGCTCGCCGAGGCGATTCGCAATGCTTCGTAA
- the ftsH gene encoding ATP-dependent zinc metalloprotease FtsH produces MKNLAAFLILILMFILLFRYVSEDTGVENLIYSDFLKKVQANEVTELTVKDMDFTGLLVNEQSFHTTGLFNERLQELLEATDPKVEYTVLPIGPSPLMSFLVTWFPILLVIGIFIFLMRQLQGGGGKAMSFGKSRARLMLDKHNKVTFSDVAGIDEAKDELEEIIEFLMDPKKFTKLGGRIPKGVLLMGPPGTGKTLLARAIAGEASVPFFSISGSDFVEMFVGVGASRVRDLFIQGKKNAPCIIFIDEIDAVGRHRGAGLGGGHDEREQTLNQLLVEMDGFESNEGVILIAATNRPDVLDPALLRPGRFDRRVVVPIPDIKGRLGILRVHSRKVPLNIDVDLSVLARGTPGFTGADLANMINEAALVAAREEGQKVAMRHMEMAKDKVMMGSERRSMIISEEERINTAYHEAGHALVASLIPGADPIHKVSIIPRGMALGLTQQLPIDEKHTYTKEYLLNSIAVLLGGRVAEELALDHLTTGAGNDLERVTSVARKMICEWGMSEDFGPVTFGKHDEMIFLGKEMAQHLEYSEDTSQRIDGEVDRIARDQYERTKKLITENRDALDRLAKMLLEYEVLDGDEIRQVIDNRPLERKPPDRKVASLDDDEEQPEQAKPLRAVPLDEQEETTENPEKQGDEERRSETPEPAEQPED; encoded by the coding sequence ATGAAGAATCTTGCCGCGTTTTTAATCCTGATTCTGATGTTTATCCTGCTATTTAGGTACGTCAGCGAGGATACCGGAGTCGAGAACCTCATATATTCCGATTTTCTGAAAAAAGTCCAAGCCAACGAGGTGACCGAGCTGACGGTCAAGGACATGGACTTCACCGGTCTGCTGGTCAACGAGCAGAGCTTTCATACTACCGGTCTGTTCAACGAACGGTTGCAGGAGCTGCTTGAGGCCACCGATCCCAAGGTCGAGTACACGGTGTTGCCCATCGGTCCCTCGCCGTTAATGAGTTTCCTGGTCACCTGGTTCCCGATTCTGTTGGTGATCGGGATCTTCATCTTCCTGATGCGGCAGCTGCAGGGCGGCGGCGGCAAGGCGATGAGCTTCGGTAAAAGCCGCGCCCGGCTGATGTTGGATAAACACAACAAAGTGACGTTCTCCGACGTGGCCGGAATCGACGAGGCCAAAGACGAACTCGAGGAGATCATCGAGTTTCTGATGGACCCCAAGAAGTTCACCAAGCTCGGCGGCCGGATTCCCAAGGGCGTGCTGCTGATGGGCCCGCCGGGCACGGGCAAGACCCTGCTGGCGCGGGCGATCGCCGGCGAGGCCAGCGTGCCGTTCTTCTCGATCTCCGGCTCGGACTTCGTCGAGATGTTCGTCGGCGTGGGCGCCAGCCGCGTGCGCGACCTGTTCATCCAGGGCAAGAAGAACGCGCCGTGCATCATCTTCATCGACGAGATCGACGCAGTGGGTCGCCATCGCGGGGCCGGACTGGGCGGCGGGCACGACGAGCGCGAGCAGACCCTAAACCAGCTGCTGGTCGAGATGGACGGCTTCGAGTCCAACGAGGGTGTGATCCTGATCGCTGCGACCAACCGTCCGGACGTGCTCGATCCGGCGCTGCTGCGGCCGGGCCGTTTCGACCGGCGGGTGGTGGTGCCGATTCCGGATATCAAGGGCCGACTGGGCATTCTGCGCGTGCACAGCCGCAAGGTACCGCTGAACATCGACGTCGACCTGAGCGTGCTGGCCCGCGGAACACCGGGTTTCACCGGAGCGGACCTGGCCAATATGATCAACGAAGCGGCCCTGGTCGCGGCGCGCGAGGAAGGGCAGAAAGTGGCGATGCGCCACATGGAGATGGCCAAGGACAAAGTGATGATGGGCTCCGAGCGGCGCAGCATGATCATCTCCGAGGAGGAGCGGATCAACACCGCCTACCACGAGGCGGGCCACGCGCTGGTGGCGAGCCTGATTCCGGGCGCCGACCCGATCCACAAGGTGAGCATCATCCCGCGCGGCATGGCCCTGGGCCTGACCCAGCAATTGCCCATCGACGAGAAGCACACCTACACCAAGGAATACCTGCTCAACTCCATCGCCGTGTTGCTCGGCGGGCGTGTTGCCGAGGAGCTGGCCCTTGACCACCTCACCACCGGCGCGGGCAACGACTTGGAGCGCGTGACCAGCGTGGCGCGTAAAATGATCTGCGAATGGGGCATGAGCGAGGACTTCGGCCCGGTGACCTTCGGCAAGCACGACGAAATGATCTTTCTGGGCAAGGAGATGGCCCAGCACCTGGAGTATTCCGAGGACACGTCCCAGCGCATCGATGGCGAGGTCGACCGCATCGCCCGCGACCAGTACGAACGAACCAAGAAGCTGATAACCGAGAATCGCGACGCCCTGGATCGCCTGGCCAAGATGTTGCTCGAGTACGAGGTGCTCGACGGCGACGAGATCAGGCAGGTGATCGACAACCGGCCGCTGGAGCGCAAGCCGCCGGACCGCAAGGTGGCGAGTCTCGACGATGACGAGGAGCAGCCGGAGCAGGCCAAGCCGTTGCGCGCAGTTCCCCTCGACGAACAAGAGGAAACGACGGAGAATCCCGAGAAGCAGGGGGACGAGGAACGGCGGTCCGAGACCCCCGAACCTGCTGAACAGCCGGAAGACTAA
- the tilS gene encoding tRNA lysidine(34) synthetase TilS, translating to MLAAYSGGPDSHVLLHLLHSLREEFGLKLAAAHLHHGLRGAEADADLEHCRAVAADLDVELYEGRAQVRAGEQSVQGEARKVREAFLENIAREHGLDKIATGHNADDVIETLVFRLSRGTGIHGLAGIPEKRGPFVRPLLPFRRTELIEYARQCSIEYRVDSSNRDPHYTRNRIRHEVLPVVYQQLGQGTARSILRLARIARLEDEALDHLAVQAEQELVKPDGRDNLLIEPNGLRDLPEALALRVLRIALGRAARFEISSRHLELCRDVVCGLAAQSRADLPRGLRIERLGDTAWIGPETAQPPVGRPFDPVPLAVPGLTRLPGEHGSIEVLQSPAECQTPLLELDAERIVGELCCRTYRFGDRYAPQGSSGEQKLKQLFDRLGFKTLQRRQCLLLVDSQGVIGGSGLPVAQRVAPNQVSKSIIWVRFR from the coding sequence GTGCTGGCGGCATATTCGGGCGGACCGGATTCGCACGTGTTGCTGCACCTGTTGCACTCGTTGCGCGAAGAGTTCGGACTGAAGTTGGCCGCGGCGCATTTGCATCACGGCCTGCGCGGGGCCGAGGCCGACGCCGATCTCGAGCACTGCCGGGCCGTGGCCGCGGACCTGGACGTCGAACTGTACGAGGGCCGGGCGCAGGTGCGGGCCGGCGAGCAAAGCGTGCAGGGCGAGGCGCGCAAGGTCCGCGAGGCGTTCCTGGAAAATATTGCCCGCGAACACGGCCTGGACAAGATCGCCACCGGACATAACGCCGACGACGTGATCGAGACTCTGGTATTCAGACTCTCGCGCGGCACCGGGATTCACGGCCTGGCGGGCATCCCGGAAAAGCGCGGCCCGTTCGTGCGCCCGCTGCTGCCTTTTCGACGCACGGAGCTGATCGAATATGCGCGTCAGTGCTCGATCGAGTACCGCGTCGACAGCTCCAATCGCGACCCGCACTACACGCGCAACCGCATTCGGCACGAAGTCTTGCCTGTGGTTTATCAGCAGCTGGGGCAGGGCACCGCCCGCTCAATTTTGCGCCTGGCGCGCATCGCCCGCCTGGAGGACGAGGCTCTCGATCATTTGGCTGTGCAGGCCGAACAGGAACTTGTGAAACCCGACGGCCGCGACAACCTATTGATCGAACCCAACGGGCTGCGCGACCTGCCCGAGGCGCTGGCGTTGCGTGTATTGCGCATTGCCCTGGGCCGCGCCGCGCGTTTCGAAATCAGCTCGCGCCATCTGGAGCTCTGCCGCGACGTGGTATGCGGCCTTGCAGCGCAGAGCCGCGCCGACCTGCCGCGCGGTCTGCGAATCGAGCGTTTGGGCGACACGGCCTGGATCGGCCCCGAGACTGCGCAGCCGCCTGTGGGACGCCCCTTTGATCCGGTGCCGCTGGCCGTGCCCGGCCTGACGCGGCTGCCCGGCGAACACGGATCAATCGAGGTGCTGCAAAGTCCGGCGGAGTGCCAAACGCCGCTTCTCGAGTTGGACGCGGAGCGGATCGTCGGCGAGCTGTGCTGCAGGACATACCGCTTTGGCGATCGCTACGCCCCGCAGGGTTCCTCCGGCGAGCAAAAGCTCAAGCAGCTGTTCGACCGCTTGGGTTTCAAGACCCTACAGCGCAGACAGTGCCTGCTGCTGGTCGACTCGCAAGGGGTGATCGGCGGCAGCGGATTGCCCGTAGCGCAACGCGTCGCGCCCAATCAGGTCTCGAAATCGATCATATGGGTACGTTTTCGTTGA
- a CDS encoding nitroreductase family protein — MIDAILSRRSIRHFDEQPVDQAALQRILQCARYAPSGMNNQPWRFAVITDREKLRQLAQCTKYAPVLLGARAAIAVFLDSSVSYSHLKDAQAVGACCQNMLLAAHAQGLGAVWLGEILNHAAQVGELLGAPTQLELMAVIALGHPAEKPEPLGRLELEQLVFARF, encoded by the coding sequence GTGATCGATGCGATCCTCAGCCGCCGGTCGATTCGCCATTTCGACGAACAGCCGGTAGACCAAGCCGCACTTCAGCGGATCCTCCAGTGTGCCAGGTACGCCCCGTCGGGGATGAACAATCAGCCCTGGCGCTTTGCCGTAATCACCGACCGCGAAAAGCTTAGGCAGCTTGCGCAGTGCACCAAGTACGCGCCGGTGCTGCTCGGGGCGCGGGCGGCGATCGCCGTGTTTCTGGATAGCTCGGTTAGCTACAGTCACCTCAAGGACGCCCAGGCCGTGGGCGCCTGCTGCCAGAACATGCTGCTGGCGGCCCACGCCCAAGGGCTCGGCGCGGTCTGGCTCGGCGAGATCCTCAACCACGCGGCCCAGGTCGGCGAACTGCTCGGTGCGCCGACGCAACTGGAGTTGATGGCGGTGATCGCCCTGGGCCATCCGGCGGAAAAACCCGAACCGCTGGGCAGGCTCGAGCTCGAGCAGCTGGTGTTCGCCCGCTTCTGA